One Fusarium oxysporum f. sp. lycopersici 4287 chromosome 8, whole genome shotgun sequence genomic region harbors:
- a CDS encoding FKBP12-rapamycin complex-associated protein (At least one base has a quality score < 10), with translation MEALLDPIFACDLTPKLTQALVDMAFYIPPVKPTIQERLLDMLSVVLCGEPFKPLGAPQPNTLSSVPIIPKDAKDPHAYEHRRAEVKLALNTLGSFDFSGHVLNEFVRDVAIKYVEDEDPEIREAAALTCCQLYVRDPIVNQTSYHALQVVGDVIEKLLTVGVSDPEPNIRRTVLAALDERFDRHLAKAENIRILFFALNDEVFSIREVAISIIGRLARYNPAYVIPSLRKTLIQMLTELEFSDVARNKEESAKLLSLLVQNAQSLIKPYVEPMISVLLPKAKDSNPSVAATILKAIGELATVGGEDMMPYKDRLMPIILDALQDQSSNAKRGAALHALGQLASNSGYVIQPYIEYPQLLEILQSIIRTEGQQVPLRQETIKLMGILGALDPYKHQAEERTPDSRRGEANQLTDISLMMTGLTPSNKEYFPTVVINALLQILKDSSLVQHHAAVIEAIMNIFRTLGLECVSFLDRIIPAFLQVIRSATSTRLESYFNQLATLVSIVRQHIRNYLPSIVEILQEYWHTSPSLQTTILSLVEAISRSLEGEFKIYLAGLLPLMLGVLDKDTSAKRTPSERVMHAFLVFGASAEEYMHLIIPVIVRTFEKQGQPTFIRKQAIDTIGKISRQVNLNDFAAKIIHPLTRVLDMGEPVLRTAALDTLCALIQQLGKDYLHFMGTVNKTINQHQIQHSNYELLVSKLQKGEVLPQDLSSGAGFADGADETPFADQGTKKLEMNAIHLKAAWDTKGKSTKEDWQEWLRRFSTTLLTESPNHALRACASLASVYLPLARELFNSAFVSCWSELYEQFQDELIQNIESAIKSENVPPDLLGLLLNLAEFMEHDDKALPIDIRVLGREAARCHAYAKALHYKELEFLQDQSSGAVEALIVINNQLQQSDAAIGILRKAQLYKEGIQLRETWFEKLERWEEALAFYEKREEEVPEDQAIPVDIVMGKMRCLHALGEWEALASLTGSTWANSTPEVQRMIAPLATAAAWGLNKWDSMDNYLSSLKRYSPDRSFFGAILALHRNQFREAIACVQQAREGLDTELSALVSESYNRAYQVVVRVQMLAELEELIVYKQCDEKKQAIMRRTWETRLKGCQRNVEVWQRMLRLRAIVIAPTENMHMWIKFANLCRKSGRMGLAEKSLKQLIGTDAPLISAIPYWNEQRQPAPNSRAAPAAQVIYAVLKYQWELGQQLPVNKKGNIPEKTLYCLRKFTNDAAHRLEVARAHLAAQAGNDVNITGDYGFQNPMDPSLISPHTSRALYDQTVLLAKCYLRQGEWLIALNKDDWQYTQVQDILLSYSQATKYNPRWYKAWHAWALANFEIVQTLTAGNEGHLSRTDHNMVIDHVVPAVKGFFKSIALSQGSSLQDTLRLLTLWFTHGGSSDVNVAVTEGFANVSVDTWLEVIPQLIARINQPNKRVQQSVHNLLADVGRAHPQALVYPLTVAMKSWQNTRRSRSAAQIMDSMRQHSANLVAQADIVSHELIRVAVLWHELWHEGLEEASRLYFGDSNIEGMFATLAPLHELLERGPETLREISFAQAFGRDLKEAQDWCRQYETSQDVNDLNQAWDLYYQVFRRISRQLPQVTTLELTYCSPKLLNAKNLDLAVPGTYKSGQPIVRIMSFDTTFSVINSKQRPRKLNVNGSDGKSYAFLLKGHEDIRQDERVMQLFGLCNTLLAHDSECFKRHLNIQRYPAIPLSQNSGLLGWVPNSDTLHVLIREYRESRKILLNIEHRIMLQMAPDYDNLTLMQKVEVFGYALDNTTGQDLYRVLWLKSKSSEAWLERRTNYTRSLGVMSMVGYILGLGDRHPSNLMLDRVTGKIIHIDFGDCFEVAMKREKYPERVPFRLTRMLTYAMEVSNIEGSFRITCENVMRVLRDNKESVMAVLEAFIHDPLLTWRLTNAASPTGPNFNSDRDTAMPVPGGVRARRQSILDSDVAPSELLNAPEPSIQTRARARTNSSAGEAMTNGGAPEVESQNARAVEVLDRVQQKLTGRDFKNNEELDVIAQVNKLIMEATKLENLCQHYIGWCSFW, from the exons ATGGAGGCACTCTTAGATCCCATCTTTGCGTGCGATCTTACCCCCAAGCTCACACAGGCTCTCGTCGATATGGCCTTCTACATCCCCCCGGTTAAGCCAACGATCCAGGAGAGACTACTTGATATGCTCAGCGTAGTTCTCTGCGGTGAGCCATTTAAACCCCTTGGCGCTCCACAACCAAATACTCTCAGCTCAGTCCCGATTATTCCCAAAGACGCAAAAGACCCCCACGCTTATGAGCACCGAAGGGCTGAGGTCAAGTTGGCGCTCAACACTCTCGGTAGTTTCGATTTCTCAGGACATGTTCTGAACGAGTTTGTTCGAGACGTCGCAATCAAGTACGTTGAAGACGAGGATCCAGAAATCCGTGAGGCAGCGGCCTTGACATGCTGCCAATTATACGTTCGCGATCCGATCGTCAATCAGACCAGTTACCATGCGCTTCAGGTTGTGGGTGATGTGATTGAGAAACTTCTCACAGTCGGAGTCTCAGACCCTGAACCGAATATCAGGCGGACAGTTCTGGCGGCTCTCGACGAACGATTTGACAGACACTTGGCCAAGGCCGAAAACATTCGTATCCTGTTCTTTGCGCTCAACGACGAGGTCTTCTCTATCAGAGAAGTCGCCATCTCTATTATCGGTCGCTTGGCTAGGTACAACCCAGCATATGTCATTCCTTCACTACGAAAGACTCTCATCCAAATGCTTACTGAGCTCGAGTTTTCCGATGTCGCCAGGAACAAGGAGGAGAGCGCAAAGCTGTTGAGCCTCTTGGTTCAAAACGCGCAATCCCTCATCAAGCCCTATGTTGAGCCCATGATTTCAGTACTTCTCCCCAAAGCCAAGGACAGTAACCCTTCTGTTGCTGCTACCATTCTCAAGGCCATTGGTGAGCTTGCGACTGTGGGCGGTGAGGATATGATGCCGTACAAGGATCGACTGATGCCAATCATTCTTGATGCGCTACAGGATCAGAGCTCGAACGCAAAACGAGGTGCCGCTCTACATGCTCTGGGACAGCTTGCGAGCAATTCAGGATACGTCATTCAACCATACATCGAATACCCACAGCTGCTCGAAATTTTACAGAGCATCATCCGAACCGAAGGACAACAAGTACCCCTGCGACAGGAGACAATCAAACTGATGGGTATTCTTGGCGCTCTGGATCCTTACAAACACCAG GCCGAGGAACGAACCCCCGATTCCCGACGTGGCGAGGCCAACCAACTAACAGACATTTCTCTCATGATGACCGGATTGACACCCTCTAACAAAGAGTACTTCCCGACTGTTGTGATTAATGCTCTTCTCCAGATCCTGAAGGACTCTTCGTTGGTCCAGCACCACGCCGCCGTGATTGAAGCGATCATGAACATTTTCCGCACCCTTGGCTTGGAGTGTGTGTCGTTCCTTGATAGAATCATACCGGCATTCCTGCAGGTGATACGATCGGCGACCTCTACGAGACTTGAGTCTTACTTCAATCAACTGGCCACCCTCGTTAGCATTGTGCGACAACATATAAGAAATTACCTGCCGTCAATTGTCGAGATCCTGCAGGAATACTGGCATACCTCACCTTCACTACAGACTACGATTTTGTCCCTGGTTGAGGCCATTTCGAGGTCGCTTGAAGGCGAATTCAAGATTTACCTGGCTGGGCTGCTACCACTGATGCTCGGTGTTCTCGACAAGGATACTTCCGCCAAGCGCACACCATCAGAGAGGGTAATGCACgccttcttggtgtttgGCGCAAGCGCTGAGGAGTACATGCATCTCATCATTCCCGTCATCGTCAGGACATTCGAGAAGCAAGGTCAGCCTACATTCATCAGAAAGCAGGCCATCGATACGATCGGCAAGATCTCTCGCCAAGTGAACCTTAACGACTTCGCTGCGAAGATCATCCACCCTCTTACACGCGTCTTGGACATGGGTGAGCCTGTCCTCCGTACCGCTGCTCTAGATACGCTCTGTGCGCTCATCCAACAGCTGGGCAAAGACTATCTACACTTCATGGGTACTGtcaacaagaccatcaaTCAGCACCAGATCCAGCACTCCAATTACGAGCTGCTTGTGAGCAAACTTCAAAAGGGAGAGGTTCTGCCCCAGGACTTGAGCTCTGGAGCTGGCTTTGCTGATGGCGCAGACGAGACTCCTTTTGCGGATCAAGGCACTAAGAAGCTGGAGATGAATGCTATTCATTTAAAGGCTGCTTGGGACACTAAGGGCAAATCCACAAAGGAGGATTGGCAAGAGTGGCTACGACGTTTCAGTACAACTTTGCTTACCGAGTCACCAAACCATGCTCTCCGAGCTTGCGCCAGCCTCGCCAGCGTGTATCTACCTCTGGCTCGAGAGCTCTTTAACTCAGCGTTCGTATCTTGCTGGAGCGAGCTTTATGAACAGTTCCAAGACGAGCTCATCCAGAACATTGAGAGCGCTATAAAATCCGAGAACGTTCCACCCGATCTGCTTGGCCTTCTACTCAACCTCGCCGAGTTTATGGAGCATGACGACAAGGCTTTGCCGATTGACATTCGAGTTCTCGGTAGGGAGGCAGCTCGCTGTCACGCGTACGCAAAGGCCTTGCACTACAAGGAACTCGAGTTCCTGCAAGACCAGAGCAGCGGTGCAGTCGAGGCCCTGATCGTTATCAACAATCAGCTCCAACAGTCCGATGCCGCCATTGGTATTCTTCGCAAAGCTCAGCTGTATAAGGAAGGCATCCAGCTGCGGGAGACCTGGTTTGAGAAGCTGGAGCGTTGGGAAGAGGCGCTGGCGTTTTATGAAAAGCGTGAGGAAGAGGTGCCTGAGGATCAGGCGATACCCGTTGACATTGTCATGGGTAAGATGCGTTGTTTGCATGCTTTGGGAGAGTGGGAGGCTTTGGCATCTTTGACTGGCAGCACTTGGGCCAACTCTACGCCTGAAGTCCAGAGAATGATTGCCCCTCTCGCCACGGCTGCTGCATGGGGTTTGAATAAGTGGGACTCCATGGACAACTATCTTTCATCGCTCAAGAGATACTCACCCGATCGATCTTTCTTCGGTGCCATTCTGGCACTCCACCGCAATCAGTTCCGCGAGGCGATTGCCTGCGTTCAGCAAGCCCGTGAAGGCCTGGATACCGAGTTGAGTGCGTTGGTTAGTGAGTCTTACAACCGGGCGTACCAAGTCGTCGTTCGAGTACAGATGCTTGCagagcttgaggagctcaTCGTCTACAAGCAATgtgacgagaagaagcaggccATAATGCGACGAACCTGGGAGACTCGACTAAAGGGTTGTCAGAGGAACGTTGAGGTTTGGCAGCGCATGCTCAGGCTACGTGCCATAGTGATTGCACCTACCGAGAACATGCACATGTGGATCAAGTTTGCCAACCTTTGCCGCAAGTCTGGACGAATGGGATTGGCTGAGAAGTCGCTCAAGCAGCTCATCGGAACTGACGCTCCTCTGATATCAGCAATTCCTTATTGGAATGAGCAGCGACAGCCAGCACCCAACTCCAGAGCTGCACCGGCCGCACAGGTCATCTATGCCGTGCTCAAGTACCAGTGGGAGCTTGGACAGCAGCTGCCCGTCAATAAGAAGGGTAACATTCCGGAGAAGACGCTGTATTGCCTGCGCAAGTTCACCAACGATGCTGCGCATCGTCTCGAAGTTGCTAGGGCCCACCTCGCTGCCCAAGCTGGTAACGATGTCAACATCACTGGGGACTATGGATTCCAGAACCCGATGGATCCTTCTCTCATAAGCCCACATACCTCGCGAGCGCTGTATGACCAAACAGTCCTCTTGGCCAAGTGCTATCTGCGCCAGGGAGAGTGGCTGATTGCGCTGAACAAGGATGATTGGCAGTACACCCAGGTTCAAGATATTCTTCTGTCTTACTCTCAGGCGACCAAGTACAACCCTCGATGGTACAAGGCCTGGCATGCCTGGGCGTTGGCCAATTTCGAGATTGTGCAGACACTCACAGCCGGAAATGAGGGACATTTGTCGAGGACAGACCACAATATGGTGATTGATCATGTCGTTCCCGCTGTCAAGGGCttcttcaaatccatcgCACTTTCACAAGGAAGCTCGCTTCAGGATACTCTTCGACTATTGACACTCTGGTTCACCCATGGCGGAAGCTCGGATGTCAACGTAGCCGTTACCGAAGGCTTTGCCAATGTCAGCGTCGACACATGGCTCGAAGTCATTCCTCAACTGATCGCCCGCATCAACCAACCTAACAAGCGAGTTCAGCAATCGGTGCACAACCTTCTTGCAGATGTCGGGCGAGCTCATCCTCAGGCTCTGGTCTACCCTCTCACTGTCGCCATGAAATCTTGGCAGAACACGCGTAGATCTCGTTCTGCAGCTCAAATTATGGATAGCATGAGGCAGCACAGCGCAAACCTGGTCGCTCAAGCCGACATAGTCAGTCATGAACTGATTCGCGTCGCTGTCTTGTGGCATGAGCTCTGGCACGAGGGATTGGAGGAAGCTTCGCGGTTGTACTTTGGTGATAGCAACATTGAAGGGATGTTTGCAACACTTGCGCCTCTACACGAACTTCTGGAGCGTGGACCCGAAACTCTGCGCGAGATCTCTTTCGCACAGGCTTTCGGGCGAGATCTTAAGGAGGCACAAGATTGGTGCCGACAGTACGAGACAAGTCAAGACGTCAACGACCTGAACCAGGCGTGGGATCTGTATTATCAGGTATTCCGCAGAATAAGTAGGCAGCTACCTCAGGTCACCACCCTGGAGTTGACGTACTGCTCGCCCAAGCTCCTCAACGCCAAGAACCTGGACCTGGCAGTTCCAGGAACATACAAGAGCGGACAGCCCATCGTGAGGATAATGTCCTTTGACACAACTTTTAGTGTTATCAACTCTAAGCAACGTCCACGAAAGCTCAACGTCAACGGCAGTGACGGAAAGTCGTACGCGTTCCTGCTAAAGGGCCACGAGGATATCCGCCAGGACGAACGAGTTATGCAGCTGTTCGGCCTCTGTAACACCCTCCTCGCCCACGACTCGGAGTGCTTCAAGCGCCATCTCAACATCCAGCGCTACCCTGCCATCCCGCTCTCGCAGAATAGCGGTCTGCTCGGGTGGGTTCCTAACAGCGACACCCTCCACGTTCTTATTAGGGAGTATCGTGAGAGTCGCAAGATCCTGCTCAACATTGAACACCGCATCATGCTCCAGATGGCGCCTGACTACGATAACCTCACCTTGATGCAGAAAGTCGAGGTGTTCGGTTATGCGCTCGACAACACCACCGGGCAGGATCTGTACCGTGTTCTCTGGCTCAAGTCAAAGTCTTCTGAGGCTTGGCTTGAGAGACGAACCAACTACACTCGTTCTCTCGGTGTCATGTCCATGGTGGGATATATTCTGGGACTGGGTGATCGTCATCCTTCCAACTTGATGCTTGACCGCGTCACTGGAAAGATCATCCACATTGATTTCGGTGATTGTTTCGAGGtggcgatgaagagagagaaatACCCGGAGAGGGTTCCTTTCCGACTCACTCGCATGCTGACCTATGCTATGGAGGTTAGCAACATCGAGGGTAGCTTTAGAATCACATGCGAGAACGTGATGAGGGTTCTACGAGATAACAAAGAGAGCGTCATGGCTGTTCTCGAAGCG TTCATCCATGATCCTCTCCTTACATGGCGTCTCACAAACGCCGCATCCCCAACAGGCCCCAACTTCAACTCTGATCGCGACACAGCCATGCCCGTCCCAGGCGGAGTCCGCGCGCGTCGCCAATCCATCCTCGACAGCGACGTCGCGCCAAGTGAACTCCTCAACGCCCCTGAACCATCAATTCAGACCCGCGCACGCGCCCGAACAAACAGTTCAGCGGGCGAGGCCATGACAAATGGCGGCGCACCAGAGGTAGAGAGCCAGAACGCGAGGGCGGTGGAGGTGCTGGACCGTGTGCAGCAGAAGCTTACGGGTCGTGACTTTAAGAACAACGAGGAGCTGGATGTCATTGCGCAGGTCAACAAGTTGATCATGGAGGCTACGAAGCTGGAGAATCTGTGCCAGCACTACATAGGATGGTGCAGCTTCTGGTAG